A DNA window from Hordeum vulgare subsp. vulgare chromosome 1H, MorexV3_pseudomolecules_assembly, whole genome shotgun sequence contains the following coding sequences:
- the LOC123397452 gene encoding uncharacterized protein LOC123397452, which translates to MPWDDTAVDDTAVYVMKVDMLDGVTILRSEKVKDEIVLDGNDIELAFYLPYQPTESNRIQTLSLLMRMVMLPQYFLFDVMQMSLLYFEAQLSRRLPHGQRVAWRDHFGLTDGLEEGVRPHCRIVPSLLLPFRPAWVADQSSYRSVGRSGSGC; encoded by the exons ATGCCATGGGACGATACTGCGGTTGATGATACTGCAGTGTAT GTGATGAAGGTGGACATGCTCGACGGGGTCACCATCTTGCGGTCCGAGAAGGTCAAGGATGAGATCGTCCTCGACGGCAACGACATCGAGCTCGCGTTCTACCTCCCTTATCAACCAACTGAATCAAACAGGATCCAGACACTGTCTTTGCTCATGCGCATGGTGATGTTGCCTCAATACTTTTTGTTTGATGTGATGCAGATGAGCCTGCTCTATTTCGAGGCGCAGCTGTCGAGGCGGCTGCCGCACGGCCAGCGTGTCGCTTGGCGCGACCACTTCGGCCTCACAGACGGCCTCGAGGAAGGGGTACGTCCCCATTGTCGAATTGTTCcgtctctcctccttcctttccggcCGGCATGGGTGGCCGATCAATCATCATATCGTTCGGTCGGTCGATCAGGATCAGGGTGCTGA